The Desulfovibrio aminophilus genomic sequence TACGATGCAGTGCAATGCATGGGACATGATTATCAACCCCTTCCCAGGAGCCCCAGCTCCTGGAGGCTGGCGTGGCGGTCCTCGGTGACGATGAGATGGTCCAGCACGCGCAGGCCGAGATCCTTGGCGGCCCGGGCCAGCTGCGCGGTGAGGAGGATGTCCGGCTCCGAGGGCGCGGGGTCGCCGCCGGGATGGTTGTGCACCAGGATCAGGCCCAGGGCGTGGTGCTTCAGGGCCAGGGCCAGGATCTCCCGGGGGTAGACCGCGGTCTGGTCCACCGTGCCCCGGCTGACCCGCTCCCAGGCCAGGACCCGGTTCTTGGCGTCCAGCAGGGCGACCCAGAATTCCTCCGAGGCCGAGCGGCCGAAGCGGGCCCGGGCCGCGCGGACCACCTCGTCGGGGTCGGAGAGGACCTCGCGGGAGCGCAGCGGCGTCTCCGAGAGCCGGGCCCAGAGTTCGCGGATGAGCGTCCAGTGGGCGGCCAGGGCCGGGCCGAAGCCGTCCAGCTCCAACAGCCGCTCCTCCGGGGCCGCGAAGACCCCGGGCAGGCCGCCGAAGCGCGCCAGCAGGGCCTTGGCCAGGGGCTTGGTGTCCCGCCGGGGCAGGACCTGGGCCAGGAACAGTTCCAGGAGCTCGTAGTCGGCCAGGGACGAGGGGTCGCGGGCCAGACGCCCGCGCAGGCGGCTCCGGTGGCCGGTGTAGTGAGGACTTTTTTCCATTTGGCGGTGGCCGCTGAAGATCAGAATATTTCTACGTTAAATCCAAGGAACCGCAGCGCTTTTACTGTTCTTCTGTTGCATATCGGCACGTCATCTTTATTAATCCATCCATACAGATCTTGAATGCCAGAGCGTCCGATTTCTGTTGTCTTGAACGATTGATCATATATGCAGTTATACATTTTTATTATATAATTGTCATTGCTGAATAGGAGATATTTTAGCATTCGTTTTACGGTATCGCAGTTGTTTCTTTCCATGAAGTGCTGCTTCATGGTCTTCAGTCCGCCTTTAAAGAATCTAAATCTGTCATGAATCGCATGGCAAATTGTGAGTGTATCAAATATATCACTATAGCTTAATGCTTCAATTGATTCTTCAGATTTAAAGTTCTCATTAATTGTTTTATAGTTTGGTATGGCAGTGTCGAATAGGTAGGTGTCATCAAATTTAAACCAATCAAAAATATATATATTGGTATTGTTTATTGCATCGTCTGTAGCGAGTAGCGGTGCTTGGAGATAACTGTCTCCCGATGCGCATTTCTCGCGAATATAGCTTAAAAAACGATCAATTTCTATGCGAATTGGGATGTCTTCAGGGGTGGATTTGCGTTTGCCAAAATCGAGATATACTTTTTTAACAATGTTGAAGGCGTTGAGAAGTTTTTGATGTGATTTAGTATAGTTGATGATAAAGACATTAGTATCTTTTCTTTTTTGAGTGGCTATCACAACACTTGTTTGAGGCGCAATATTGCCGATAGTATTTTTGAGTTCTTTTTCAAATTCATTTGCGATTGATTTTGAATATCTATTTTCAAGATATTCATATTGGGCGATTATTTCATCTGTCAAAACCTCTGCTGACGACCAGTAGTTTTGATAAATTGCCAATAGATTGTCGTATGTATCGCTTCCATTCTTTATTTCTAAACAAATTTCACTGTTCGAGTTGAATCCGTTCTCCGTCATGTTTGCGGAGCCGGTTATGACGCATCTGTTTAGAAAAATATAAATTTTCGAGTGAAATTTTTCTGATGTGAAGAACCGAATCTGGACACCCTTTTTTAATAATTTTTTGAGAGTGGTTGCTGGTGTGAACGGGCCGAGCCTGACAATCATCTTGACATCACATTTTTGGATAAGCATATGTTCGACCATATGCGCGTATGAAAAGAATGGGCTTGCAATATAAACATGAGTTGGGTTTAGCGAGTATTCTTGAAATGCGGCCCTTAAGCAACGTTGCCCCGTCCCGTTGTCCCAAATATGAGGAGAGGCATCCATACGCTATCTCCTACCGAATACGCCGGTCAGTTCGGCCACCAGCAGCTCCAGGGCCTGCTCGGGCTTGCGGCCGCCGCTCTTGACCCCCACCTCGGCCTCCAGGGCCAGGTCCAGGAGCCGGGCCAGGGCCGGGCGGCCCAGGCGGCGGGCCAGGGGGGTCTTGAGTTGCTTCACGTAGGGATGGACCTTGAGGTCGTCCTCCTCGCCGGAGGCCAGCATCCAGAGCAGCCGGGCCTCGCGGGCCAGGGCCCCGAGCAGGGGAAAGAGCATGCCCTCGGACTCGGCGCGGTTGTCCAGCACCCGCTTCCAAACCAGGACCGGGGACGCGCCCTTGGCCAGGGCGTCCAGCAGCGCGAAGAGGTCCATGTCTTCCTGGCCCCGGATCAGTTCCGCGTGCTCCTTGCGCACGAGGCGGCCGTCGCCGGCGGCCAGGTCGAGCTTGTCCAGCTCCAGGGAGAGGGCCGCGGCGTCCAGGGGCAGCACCCGGCAGAGGGCCTCCTGGGCCCCGGGCTCGAAGGTCAGCGACCGCTCGGCCGCCCAGTCGCGTACGAAGGCGCGCAGGCCCTTCTCGTCCAGGCCCTTGGACTGCCAGACCCAGCCCGAGGACTCGGCGTGCTTCCAGAGGCCGCGCTTGGTCAGCACGGCGGGGACCGGGGCCTTGTTGCGCTCCCAGACCCCCTCCAGGCAGAGGAAGACCCATACGTCGGAGTTGGCCGCGCGCAGGGCCTTGTCCAGGCGGTCCCAGGCCTCGGCCTTGAGGGCGTTGGCCCGGCGCAGGACCAGGACCTTGGGAGTGGAGAAGAGGCTCTTGAGGGTCAGGGCCTCCCAGAAGGCCCCGGGCAGCGGATCGGGCTCGTCGCCCCAGAAGACCTTGCGCTCGGCCGAGACCATGCCGCCCGAGGCGGCCAGGGCCTCCACCCGGCGGCGCAGCAGGACCGGATCTGGGCAGACGAGGATGGAATAACCCTGCCTGGCCACGCCGCGCCTCCTAGTATCCCTGGGTCATGCGGTCCACCATCTGGCGCACGGCCAGTTCCGTGACGAGGTCGT encodes the following:
- the radC gene encoding DNA repair protein RadC, which translates into the protein MEKSPHYTGHRSRLRGRLARDPSSLADYELLELFLAQVLPRRDTKPLAKALLARFGGLPGVFAAPEERLLELDGFGPALAAHWTLIRELWARLSETPLRSREVLSDPDEVVRAARARFGRSASEEFWVALLDAKNRVLAWERVSRGTVDQTAVYPREILALALKHHALGLILVHNHPGGDPAPSEPDILLTAQLARAAKDLGLRVLDHLIVTEDRHASLQELGLLGRG
- a CDS encoding phospholipase D family protein, with product MDASPHIWDNGTGQRCLRAAFQEYSLNPTHVYIASPFFSYAHMVEHMLIQKCDVKMIVRLGPFTPATTLKKLLKKGVQIRFFTSEKFHSKIYIFLNRCVITGSANMTENGFNSNSEICLEIKNGSDTYDNLLAIYQNYWSSAEVLTDEIIAQYEYLENRYSKSIANEFEKELKNTIGNIAPQTSVVIATQKRKDTNVFIINYTKSHQKLLNAFNIVKKVYLDFGKRKSTPEDIPIRIEIDRFLSYIREKCASGDSYLQAPLLATDDAINNTNIYIFDWFKFDDTYLFDTAIPNYKTINENFKSEESIEALSYSDIFDTLTICHAIHDRFRFFKGGLKTMKQHFMERNNCDTVKRMLKYLLFSNDNYIIKMYNCIYDQSFKTTEIGRSGIQDLYGWINKDDVPICNRRTVKALRFLGFNVEIF
- the holA gene encoding DNA polymerase III subunit delta; this translates as MARQGYSILVCPDPVLLRRRVEALAASGGMVSAERKVFWGDEPDPLPGAFWEALTLKSLFSTPKVLVLRRANALKAEAWDRLDKALRAANSDVWVFLCLEGVWERNKAPVPAVLTKRGLWKHAESSGWVWQSKGLDEKGLRAFVRDWAAERSLTFEPGAQEALCRVLPLDAAALSLELDKLDLAAGDGRLVRKEHAELIRGQEDMDLFALLDALAKGASPVLVWKRVLDNRAESEGMLFPLLGALAREARLLWMLASGEEDDLKVHPYVKQLKTPLARRLGRPALARLLDLALEAEVGVKSGGRKPEQALELLVAELTGVFGRR